A genomic window from Candidatus Bathyarchaeota archaeon includes:
- a CDS encoding rubredoxin, translating to MAKWRCLICGWVYDPKDGDPDRGIKPGTRFEDLPNDWTCPTCGAPKDQFEEIPD from the coding sequence ATGGCAAAATGGAGATGCCTCATCTGCGGTTGGGTTTACGATCCAAAAGATGGAGATCCTGATAGAGGGATCAAACCAGGGACCAGATTCGAGGATCTTCCAAACGATTGGACATGTCCAACTTGCGGAGCGCCAAAAGATCAGTTTGAGGAAATACCGGATTAG
- a CDS encoding FprA family A-type flavoprotein, translating into MAKVALTEGLFWVGAIDWNIRSFHGYHTPYGTTYNAYLIIDEKIALVDTVKGPFFSEMLQRIEEIVEPKEIDYVISNHVETDHSGSLPKIMEIAKKAKLIASERGKPGLLKHYKIDWPFVTVKQINNELSLGKRKLKFIETPMLHWPDSMATHVETDGILLPNDAFGQHIATSERFDDEVGLEVIMPEAAKYYANIVMPFGAIVQGVLEKLKDLKINMIGPSHGIVWRTHIKEIFNAYWKWARGEAENKVLVIYDTMWGSTEMIAKALVEGLSNEGVKVILFNLSSSDKTEIIKETLDAKALLIGSPTLNGGMFPTVASFLTYLKGLKPKGKIGACFGSYGWGGGAVKAINEELRQAGVEVLEAALDFKFVPEKEDLAKAVEFGKMIAKKVKQ; encoded by the coding sequence ATGGCTAAAGTAGCTTTAACAGAGGGATTATTTTGGGTTGGGGCAATAGATTGGAATATTAGAAGTTTCCACGGATACCACACCCCATATGGAACCACCTACAATGCATACTTAATTATCGACGAGAAAATCGCGTTGGTAGACACGGTGAAGGGGCCATTTTTCAGTGAAATGTTGCAAAGAATTGAGGAAATAGTCGAACCAAAGGAGATCGATTATGTTATTTCGAATCACGTAGAAACGGATCATTCAGGGTCACTTCCAAAAATAATGGAAATAGCGAAGAAAGCCAAGTTGATCGCATCTGAAAGAGGGAAACCTGGCTTATTAAAGCACTATAAAATTGATTGGCCGTTTGTGACGGTTAAACAGATAAACAATGAACTCAGTTTAGGTAAGAGGAAATTGAAATTTATTGAAACGCCGATGTTGCATTGGCCGGACTCTATGGCTACCCATGTGGAAACCGATGGCATCCTACTGCCAAATGACGCCTTTGGTCAACATATTGCCACTTCTGAAAGGTTTGATGACGAGGTTGGTTTGGAAGTCATTATGCCAGAAGCAGCAAAATATTATGCCAACATAGTCATGCCCTTTGGAGCTATCGTGCAAGGTGTTTTAGAAAAACTCAAAGACCTAAAAATTAACATGATCGGTCCTAGTCATGGCATAGTTTGGCGCACACATATAAAGGAAATATTTAACGCTTACTGGAAGTGGGCTCGAGGAGAAGCGGAGAATAAGGTTTTGGTAATTTATGACACGATGTGGGGAAGTACTGAAATGATCGCCAAGGCTTTAGTAGAGGGACTCTCAAACGAAGGCGTTAAAGTCATATTGTTCAATTTAAGTTCCTCAGATAAGACCGAAATAATCAAAGAAACCTTAGACGCGAAGGCATTGCTAATCGGCTCCCCAACGCTCAACGGTGGAATGTTTCCAACAGTTGCTAGTTTCTTGACATATCTAAAGGGGTTAAAACCGAAGGGTAAGATCGGGGCATGCTTCGGCTCCTATGGATGGGGCGGCGGCGCTGTCAAAGCCATTAATGAAGAATTGCGACAGGCTGGCGTCGAAGTATTAGAAGCTGCCCTTGACTTTAAATTCGTCCCTGAAAAAGAAGACCTTGCAAAAGCTGTTGAATTTGGCAAGATGATTGCCAAGAAAGTTAAACAATAA